The following proteins are encoded in a genomic region of Variovorax paradoxus:
- the fliP gene encoding flagellar type III secretion system pore protein FliP (The bacterial flagellar biogenesis protein FliP forms a type III secretion system (T3SS)-type pore required for flagellar assembly.), which translates to MIRIAFHRRLRGVVLMLLALALPMTAWTQGLPGLTSTPGPGGSQTWSLSVQTLVMLTSLTFLPALLLSMTSFTRILIVLGLLRTAIGTQSSPPNQILVGLSLFLTFFVMSPVFDKVHDEAYKPFSENKITAEKALEKGIAPFKSFMLKQTRENDLALFARLAKIPDMQGPEEVPLRILLPSFVISELKTAFQIGFTIFIPFLIIDLVVASVLMSMGMMMVPPASIALPFKLMLFVMADGWQLLIGALAQSFYL; encoded by the coding sequence ATGATTCGCATTGCCTTTCATCGACGCCTTCGCGGCGTCGTGCTGATGCTGCTCGCCCTCGCGCTGCCGATGACGGCATGGACGCAGGGCCTGCCCGGCCTCACCAGCACGCCCGGTCCCGGCGGCAGCCAGACCTGGTCGCTCAGCGTCCAGACGCTGGTGATGCTGACCTCGCTCACGTTCCTGCCGGCGCTGCTGCTGAGCATGACGAGCTTCACCCGCATCCTCATCGTGCTGGGCCTGCTGCGCACGGCCATCGGCACGCAGTCATCGCCGCCCAACCAGATCCTGGTGGGCCTGTCGCTGTTCCTGACCTTCTTCGTGATGTCGCCGGTGTTCGACAAGGTCCACGACGAGGCCTACAAGCCGTTCTCGGAGAACAAGATCACGGCGGAGAAGGCGCTGGAGAAAGGCATTGCCCCGTTCAAGTCCTTCATGCTCAAGCAGACCCGCGAGAACGACCTCGCCCTGTTCGCGAGGCTCGCGAAGATTCCCGACATGCAGGGACCGGAGGAAGTGCCGCTTCGCATTCTTCTGCCCTCGTTCGTGATCAGCGAGCTGAAAACGGCGTTCCAGATCGGCTTCACCATCTTCATTCCGTTTCTCATCATCGACCTGGTGGTGGCCAGCGTGCTGATGTCGATGGGCATGATGATGGTGCCGCCCGCCTCCATCGCGCTGCCCTTCAAGCTCATGCTGTTCGTCATGGCCGACGGCTGGCAATTGCTGATCGGCGCATT